One window of Lytechinus variegatus isolate NC3 chromosome 2, Lvar_3.0, whole genome shotgun sequence genomic DNA carries:
- the LOC121406863 gene encoding uncharacterized protein LOC121406863, giving the protein MELFLLLFLITTDFLNNVSCSLFAPSGNPTHSLDINAIFLGLCPRYNDHVSGGGECSEEFISSIHNDHKDQPSDADIVVYLTLAQEGKLGLMDTRDFGFDSACEVLEHLCTPVIRLPDNARFRRSNSNSTSASDSTSGSESSEST; this is encoded by the exons ATGGAATTG TTTCTCCTTCTATTCCTCATCACTACTGATTTCCTAAACAATGTTTCATGCTCTTTGTTTGCCCCATCAGGAAACCCAACCCACAGTCTTGACATCAACGCCATATTCCTGGGGCTCTGTCCAAGATACAATGACCATGTCTCGGGAGGTGGAGAATGCTCCGAGGAATTCATTTCAAGCATCCACAATGACCACAAGGATCAGCCTTCAGATGCTGACATCGTCGTCTACCTCACGCTGGCACAGGAAGGCAAACTGGGCTTAATGGACACCAGGGATTTCGGCTTCGATTCTGCATGCGAGGTACTGGAGCACCTCTGTACCCCAGTAATCCGACTACCCGATAACG CTCGTTTCAGGCGTTCCAACTCCAACTCTACCTCTGCCTCCGACTCCACATCAGGTTCAGAAAGTTCGGAGTCCACATAA